The nucleotide sequence AAATATTTCTCTACATCCGCCcctgagtgctatttttgtgacaaaattttaaaaaggattATTTGAGATAattgtcaaaaacaaaaaatggaaaTTATAAATAGCTGGGacgttttaaacttttaatagaCGGTAAACGTTCAAACAATTGGGTTGTCTTCTTTAGATCCTTACATATTTGTTACTGACGTTAGATGAGAACTAGAAGATCGTGACCACAACACAATGTTAGTATCCCAAGGGTGAAGGGCCAGATAAAGATGACTTTACACAGGTTCAAGAATCCATTTGTTCAAAATGAGTCTGATGATCATGTTTGGTTGAACAAGCTTGGATAAAAGAAAGAGACAACTTCAAACCTGGCTTTTGTAGGTACAGAAACGTTCGTTCCTACTTAGCTGCttcaaataaatatgatataaccaaaataatttcCCAAAAGGTAAAACGCAAAAACGCCACCCAAAAGTCACAAGCTGACCTGTCTACCCGTTTGATTCCGGTTAAATGCAAGATCCCTTGCCccggtttagtttggtttgccTTCTCAACGTTTCCTAAGGTCAAAATaggaattttaaatataatccaAATGGCATTTTCTCGCCGTTTATATGAAAAGATCATTTTGCGCATCACAAGTGTGTCCTCAACAATCTCCTTCTTCTCGATTCGCCGTCACGCTCCTCCCGAATCTCTGGTATGTTCTTCGCTCATTCCTAGCGATTCTTACTCTTCCGTGATTCTAGGAGAACAACTAGTCCTTGATTTTTTCATCTGGAATCTCAGAATTGGCTTCGATGATCGAATCTCTGAATTTTAGATTAAGGCGATAAACTTATTCGGTTGTTTATAGATTCCTGATTCGGTTAGTGTTGTTGATTGCTTGAGCTCACACGGATCGAGGTTGTTttcgaaattaaatatttggatactGTTACAGGTTTTGAGTATTGGAGAGAATGGTGTTTTTCCGCAGCGTAACGGCCTTAGCTAGGCTGAGGTCTCGCGTTGTGAGTTTCTTTACATCACACTGAGATTTTGAGGTTTGTTTTTCGTTTGGTTTGATCATGCTAACCAACTGGTGATTGGATCTATATGTGATTAGGGGCAACAATCTTCGCTCAGCAATTCCGTTAGATGGATTCAGATGCAGAGCTCTACCGATATGGTAGTTATTTTGATTGCAATGTGATCTTCTAgtgtatacatttttttttgtctcaaacttacataaaaaaaaaccagGACTTGTAGTCTGGTGGTAATTAACTTGAACCCAATACGGTGAAGCCACCAGGTTCGAGTCCCGGCCACCACTGGGAAATTAACATTTTGGCATCGCGACCGACACGTGGTAACACTGATTAGTCTGGACCGCTTCTGTGGAGCCAGAATACGcctgtataattaaaaaaaaacaactaagaTCGAAAATGCTTAGTAATAATGATTATGTGTTCTTGTTTTTACTGAGATTATTTTTTCGGCATGCTGCTTGTGGAGTCTTTGctcatttttgttttaaatgatgtCAATGCAGGACCTCAAGTCCCAGCTGCAAGAGTTGATTCCGGAACAACAGGTTTAGCTTTTTACCCCGTTTACATGAAATGGATTTTTGTTATGCTGACACATTTTTTACACTTAATTTTGTATAATATGGATTTATGCTACCTCTTTTGATTTTCTAGCTTCCTCTTTCCTCATAGAAATTTTTTCCAATTTCAGGACCGTTTGAAGAAACTGAAGTCAGAACATGGGAAGGTCCAACTGGGAAACATCACTGTTGATATGGTAAAATAACATGATGAATTACgtggttgtttgttttttttttccatagaAGTTACCCCTTGAATGAGTCATTTCAATTTCCTTCTAAATGAAGGTAATTGGTGGGATGAGAGGGATGACTGGATTGCTCTGGGAAACCTCATTGCTTGACCCGGAAGAGGTACTGATAACGTTTTGTATATCTTTACAATTGTTTGGTTAGATCCTAGTATAGAATACATCAAGTTCTCTTCCTTCCCTTTCAAAGGCTCTTGTTAcaattattttatcattattttagGGAATACGCTTTAGGGGCTTGTCAATTCCTGAGTGCCAGAAAGTATTGCCTGCTGCTCAGTCTGGAGGAGAGCCGTTACCCGAGGGTCTTTTGTGGCTTCTTTTAACTGGAAAGGTGCGCCTTTTTGTACATTTTTATAAGTTGGTTAGGGACATGTACACACGATTAGTTTGCCTCAATATAATATCCTTCTTTACCCATTTTTCGCATAGGTACCTAGTAAAGAGCAAGTTAAAGCACTATCACAAGACTTGGCAAACCGTGCTGCTGTGCCaggtttgcaaaaaaaaaagacaagtctgtttattttttgtgtggttttcgtGTTACACTTCTACTCATTTCCTGATCTCTGTTCAATTTTTATGCAGATTATGTGTACAATGCCATCGATGCCCTGCCTTCTACGGCTCATCCAATGACTCAATTTGCTAGCGGTGTTATGGCTCTCCAGGTGTGGATCTCCAAACTCCAATTGTTGTTTGCTTGTTCTTGTTGTAATGTGTTAGAGCttactgttttttcttttttttttttgctaatgaTAACTTTCCTTACCTGATATCCAGGTGCAAAGTGAGTTCCAAAAGGCATATGAGAATGGAATTCACAAGTCAAAGTACGTTTTAGAGTTTCTGGTGTAGTTCTTGACATCATTTAAATTCAACATGCATCATCACAAAGATCTTTCCGTCCAGGTTCTGGGAGCCAACATACGAGGATTGCCTCAACCTGATTGCTCGTGTTCCTGTAGTAGCTGCATATGTTTATCGGAGGTTAGCGAAGACTTGTCCTTTTTGTTCTCTCTTTTCATGTATCTTTCAGCGTCTGGATTTTGGGACTGATTGTGTACCCTTTATAGAAAAGAATTGTCATCAGCTGTTTTTGCTTCGTATTTACCTCTGTTCTAAATCATTGCAGGATGTATAAGAATGGCGATTCCGTTCCCTCAGATAAATCTTTGGATTATGGTGCAAATTTTTCCCACATGTTGggatttgatgatgataaaATGAAAGAGCTCATGAGGCTTTACATCACTATCCACAGGTCTGTTCTAATTTCTTCGTCCAATTATGTCTTTTAACTTGATTTTCTTATCATTTTTGATGTTATTTTTCAAAGACTTACAATTATTAGCATGATAATTTCtattttcttcttgtttctggTTTTAGTGATCATGAAGGTGGAAACGTTAGTGCTCACACTGGTCACCTGGTGCGTATGCTCATAGTTTATCAATGTCGAATGTTCCACATGCAGTTCTAGAATTGAGATCTTTTGCTTAGGATTGACATTTCTGATGGTTCGTTTCTGTATTTAGGTCGGTAGTGCACTTTCAGATCCGTATCTCTCATTTGCAGCTGCATTAAACGGTTTGGCTGGACCACTCCATGGTTTGGCTAATCAGGTATCTCTTTGTCTATATCCTCAACAAATATTGTACTGTTCAATCTATGGTAGAGATTCATGAGTTGCCTCTTGTATATTATATAGGAAGTTTGTGATAGTTTTATGGTACGATTATAAGGTAGAAGAACAGaatcttgatgtttttcttttgtcttgTTGCAACAGGAAGTTTTGCTTTGGATCAAATCAGTTGTTGAGGAATGTGGAGAAAACATATCGAAAGACCAGTTGAAAGAATATGTCTGGAAAACATTAAACAGTGGCAAGGTAAAAACATAACATTCATCTACTTTGTCACTGCCAGGCTAATACTGAATTGCTGATTAAATCTACTCCAAAAGGACATGAGAAATTGAGTGAATGTCTTGTCTTAGTAGTTGTATGTCATTCTTATAGCTGATGCCAATTATAGTGTCAGAAAAGTGTGGGATCCAGTTTTAACTAATTTGAGTTTTTCTTATCTGAGTTAAATAATGTATATGTTTATGTTACAAGGATTTCTTACTGTTTACCAAATAATTAGTTGACAAAGCTTGATTGGTTTACAGGTTGTTCCCGGATATGGACATGGTGTTCTTCGCAAAACCGATCCAAGATATGTATGCCAAAGAGAATTTGCCTTGAAGCATTTACCTGATGACCCTCTTTTCCAGCTGgtacttttattttcttctttttttcttttgcgctcttacataattatataactctGCAGTGGCTAACAAGACCTTCGTTTCTATAGGTCTCAAAGCTATATGAAGTTGTGCCTCCTGTTCTCACCGAACTCGGAAAGGTAATATGTCTAATATTTTCTCGTTACCAAGGGGATCATCAATTCATGTAATGGATATTTCACATAAAGTATGAAACATAAATCACCAATAATTCAATCATTGAATTATTGGTGATTTATGTTTCAATGGATACGTCTCATACTGAATCATGTGATGGCTTTTGCTTGTTACAGGTGAAGAACCCATGGCCAAATGTTGATGCTCACAGTGGAGTGTTACTCAACCACTATGGTCTAACCGAAGCAAGGTAAGAATTAGACTTCCCGCGTAACTTATCGTTGAGCCTGTTACGTTGAATAAAACATTGTGCGTTTTTATAGGTACTACACCGTGCTCTTCGGTGTCTCAAGGAGTCTTGGAATATGCTCTCaggtaatatacatatatatacagatTACACATTTGTTACTCCAAACCAATGTAAAATAGAACTCTGATAATTAGCTAATTATGTTATTTGTGGTTTGGCTACAGCTAATATGGGACAGAGCTCTTGGTCTGGCACTAGAGAGGCCAAAGAGT is from Brassica napus cultivar Da-Ae chromosome A4, Da-Ae, whole genome shotgun sequence and encodes:
- the LOC106429286 gene encoding citrate synthase 4, mitochondrial-like, with amino-acid sequence MVFFRSVTALARLRSRVGQQSSLSNSVRWIQMQSSTDMDLKSQLQELIPEQQDRLKKLKSEHGKVQLGNITVDMVIGGMRGMTGLLWETSLLDPEEGIRFRGLSIPECQKVLPAAQSGGEPLPEGLLWLLLTGKVPSKEQVKALSQDLANRAAVPDYVYNAIDALPSTAHPMTQFASGVMALQVQSEFQKAYENGIHKSKFWEPTYEDCLNLIARVPVVAAYVYRRMYKNGDSVPSDKSLDYGANFSHMLGFDDDKMKELMRLYITIHSDHEGGNVSAHTGHLVGSALSDPYLSFAAALNGLAGPLHGLANQEVLLWIKSVVEECGENISKDQLKEYVWKTLNSGKVVPGYGHGVLRKTDPRYVCQREFALKHLPDDPLFQLVSKLYEVVPPVLTELGKVKNPWPNVDAHSGVLLNHYGLTEARYYTVLFGVSRSLGICSQLIWDRALGLALERPKSVTMDWLDAFCKKAKASSA